A window of the Corythoichthys intestinalis isolate RoL2023-P3 chromosome 6, ASM3026506v1, whole genome shotgun sequence genome harbors these coding sequences:
- the trim59 gene encoding tripartite motif-containing protein 59 has translation MKRETNRKRSTQVDLFANQHPTLRQSMDSLEEDLTCSVCYSLYSDPRVLPCSHTFCRSCLDSLLHASHNYSIWRPLHQPLKCPNCRSVVELPQAGVDMLPTNVSLRAIVEKYQKNSKPKAPECPEHPGQPLNMYCVQDRKVICGLCLTVGQHQGHTIDDLQATFAREKQTLSLLLEQLSAGRWAQVCELGEQLEKEKARCESAVKQDRQEVAEFFHTLEMALIKKRQAYMEVLDKALAEVSLSYNPLIHRVKELQEEQVDLISFAESVGEEESPLAFLEKVHAFRQRVYDYKVASLPRALNLSVTPRAADYLRRNWNTVTLGSLDEAPVPNLCTRCGGATSKANGGPARYCNWLGPQMILPVLTLLLVVVSLCWLGVPQVSQGPRELFTPVGEQVEWAYAVTKMLIQRCIVYILSMLEMFLQQLTDFFTNLASPLDFSLLFTS, from the exons ATGAAACGAGAAACCAACCGGAAGCGAAGTACTCAAGTTGACTTGTTTGCAAACCAGCATCCAACTCTACGCCAAAG CATGGACAGTCTGGAAGAGGACCTGACATGCTCCGTGTGCTACTCGCTATACTCGGACCCACGGGTGCTGCCTTGCTCTCACACCTTCTGCCGAAGCTGCTTAGACAGTCTGCTCCACGCGTCGCACAACTATTCCATCTGGCGTCCGCTGCATCAGCCGCTCAAGTGCCCTAATTGCCGCAGCGTCGTGGAGCTGCCCCAGGCAGGCGTGGACATGCTGCCCACCAACGTGTCCCTGCGCGCCATCGTCGAGAAA TACCAGAAGAATAGCAAGCCAAAAGCTCCCGAGTGTCCGGAGCATCCGGGGCAGCCCCTCAATATGTACTGCGTCCAGGACCGCAAGGTCATTTGTGGCCTGTGCCTGACTGTGGGCCAGCACCAGGGCCACACCATAGACGACCTGCAAGCGACGTTCGCTAGAGAGAAGCAGACCCTTTCGCTCCTGCTCGAGCAACTCTCTGCGGGCAGATGGGCGCAG GTGTGTGAGCTGGGCGAGCAACTGGAGAAGGAAAAGGCCCGCTGTGAGTCTGCGGTGAAGCAGGACCGTCAGGAAGTCGCCGAATTTTTTCACACGCTGGAGATGGCGCTAATCAAGAAGAGGCAAGCTTACATGGAGGTTCTGGACAAAGCCTTAGCAGAGGTGTCGCTGTCCTATAACCCGCTAATCCACAGGGTCAAGGAGCTGCAG GAAGAGCAAGTGGACCTGATCTCTTTTGCTGAATCCGTGGGGGAGGAGGAGTCTCCGTTGGCCTTCCTGGAGAAGGTTCACGCATTCAGACAGAGAGTATACGACTACAAAGTTGCCAGTCTGCCACGCGCCCTCAACCTCTCGGTCACGCCCCGAGCGGCCGATTACCTGCGCCGGAACTGGAACACAGTCACCCTCGGCAGTCTGGATGAGGCGCCGGTCCCTAATCTGTGCACCCGGTGCGGTGGCGCGACTTCCAAGGCTAATGGCGGACCAGCGCGGTACTGCAACTGGCTGGGACCCCAAATGATTTTGCCAGTGTTGACGCTGCTGCTGGTAGTGGTTTCGCTGTGCTGGCTTGGCGTCCCTCAGGTCAGCCAAGGTCCAAGGGAGCTATTCACGCCTGTCGGTGAACAGGTTGAATGGGCCTATGCAGTTACAAAGATGCTCATACAAAGATGTATAGTTTACATTTTGTCTATGCTAGAAATGTTTTTGCAACAGTTGACtgacttcttcacaaatctggcATCACCGCTTGACTTCAGCCTTTTATTTACAAGTTGA